Within the Rosa rugosa chromosome 2, drRosRugo1.1, whole genome shotgun sequence genome, the region ATAGGTCTGAAGTGAGCAGCTGCTGTAGGATTCTTGATTTTAGGTATAAGACAAAGATGAGTAAAATTAGAGGCCTCCCAAATCTCACCTGTTTCAAGAAAATTACGAATAGCTATGCATACATCCATTCCAACAATGTTCCAATGCTTCTGATAGAAGAAAGGTGACATACCATCAGGCTCCGGGCTTTTTGAAGAATGCATTTGAAAAAGTGCAACTCTAATCTCTTTATCAGTATAGGGCAGCAACAGATCCCTATTCATATGAGGCAGAACCTTCATGGGAGTGGCTCGAAATATATTCGATAGGGCATGGTCATCTATTCCTTCCGAGGCAAAAATTTGTTGGTAGTACTCAAGTAGCATACGTTTGACAACATCAGGTTCAACCTGCCATATTCCTGAATCATCAAGTAATCCCTTGATACAATTTCTACTTCTTCTATTGGAGGCTTTACGATGAAAGAAGGCCGAATTCTTGTCCCCATCTTTTAACCAAACTGCACGAGAACGTTGTCTCCAATAAGTCTCTTGCTGGGAGAGAATTTGGCTATGCTTTACATGCAGCAAACGTTGTTCCTCATATTGTTCTAATGAGAAAGGATGTCTCATAATATCCTCTAGCTTTGCTCTAATGACCCTTAACTCCAAATTCTGCTTATTGAACTCAGTGATGTGCCAATGAAGCAACTTCTTACTAGTGGCAGAAATCTTTCGACTAACTTGCTGAAGCATATTGCCAGTAGTTAGAGAAGCCCATTGTTGCTGAATTATGGTCGTATACTCTGCCTTGCCATGCCGCATCTCCTCAAATCGAAACTTTCGAGTAGGCTTTCTCCCTCTATTTCTATCTATTCTCAACTCCACAAGAATGGGGCAGTGATCTGACTCATTTGGCTGGAGAGTAAGGGCTCGACTGTAAGGGAAAAGATTCCTCCATTGCATAGACTAGAAGCTTCGATCCAGTCATTCTTTGGTATATTTGTTAGACCATGTATACCTAGAGCCAATGAAACCCATATCGTACAATCCACAGTCCAGCATTGTTTGCCTAAACACTTGCATAGGTGCAGAAGCCCCAGACACACCCCCAGACTTATCAGCTTGGCACATAATCTCATTGAAGTTGTCAGCCATGAGCCATGGCAACCTACATTTTTCAGCCGCTAGGGCACGAATCAATTCCCATGTTCGTAAATACCAGTAAAGCTGTACATGGCGGTTTCACCTAGTTCTCGGACTTCCACATCTATATGGTGAGGAGATTTTGAGCGAAGATCCACATGGATCTCATGATTCCACAACAGAGCGAGACCTTGAGAGCCTTCCTCATGTGCAAAGCAGATATTACCAGCAAACTCAAGCTTGCTGACTACCGATGTAGTATGTTTTGTGCTAGTGTTTCAGCCAAAAAGATCAAGCTTGGCTTTTTCAGCTGCACCAAGTCAACCAAAGCCCTTTGAGTTTCATTGCAGACAATTCCCCTGCAGTTCCAGACTAACACACTCCCTTGAAGCACCAGCACACGGCGGATATGGGCGCAAGCAAGCGTTCGAGGCGTCGCAATACCGAGCGGCGCTTAGGGTTTTTCTTTAGAGGTATTTTAATAATTAAATTGGGTAGATGGgaagaaaaacacaaaaattTTGTGTGAGTGAGGAAAAAGATTTGTTGATGGGGTATTTGGGATGTATTTTAGTATAAATGGGGTAATGAGACATTTTCCCTTAAAAATATCCTTTATCAACCATAACCGAATCTTTctattttgggtttttgtttatttaccccatttttagagatttttttcccacttaccccattaagtttttttaattctctcttacccaaaacactctaaggaggtcttccctaataccccattaagattttttgtttttgttttttaatttgttttaataccattttacctgtacccctttgttacttagagagagataaaatggaagagagagaaaccatgggagacttcgccggagtccggtcaacttttgccggattccggtcaacgttaaccggattccgatcacctgCCGCCGCCCActggaatttgctgaaaatctcaccggaaagtttttttgcacccaatagacatctattgcacccaatagaactttcggtagccggaataggaactaatcttcctaaaattagacagataaaactttgattaaagaaaaaaatgaagaaattatatcaattttaaaacgtctattgccccccaatagacgtttcgattaccgaaatgagaactaatttttctaaaattacacaaatataactttgattaaagaaaaaaaaagaggagattacattaattcaaaacgtctattgccctccaatagacctttaacaggcctctattgccccaatagaggcctttttttttttctcatttttctaGGTCGGCACAGTGACCTTGCAAGCTCAAATCTATTCATATTGTTTACACTTGAGGCCTTCGAACCATTCTCACCCAATTCCTCAGCTTCTTGCTTCTTCTATTAAAATGAAGATCATATTGTTGGACCTTTCTTCTATTTATTAATAAGCTAATAGGCAAGTGAAGATTATATTGCTGCACGATTCTTCATTAATTAATAGGAGTACCTTGGCTCTTTTTTCCATCACATGCCACCACGTTGCATATTTGACCGAGAAGAAACAACGTAGGCTCTCTATCATTGCTGTAGAAAAGTGCCCTACTTTGGCCAGATCCACCTCTTACTCTAATGAAGACTCACTCACAGAGGATCCCCTCTCCACAATCTCTTCACAGTCTTCACTACTCCCAGACACACAT harbors:
- the LOC133730878 gene encoding uncharacterized protein LOC133730878 gives rise to the protein MADNFNEIMCQADKSGGVSGASAPMQVFRQTMLDCGLYDMGFIGSSRALTLQPNESDHCPILVELRIDRNRGRKPTRKFRFEEMRHGKAEYTTIIQQQWASLTTGNMLQQVSRKISATSKKLLHWHITEFNKQNLELRVIRAKLEDIMRHPFSLEQYEEQRLLHVKHSQILSQQETYWRQRSRAVWLKDGDKNSAFFHRKASNRRSRNCIKGLLDDSGIWQVEPDVVKRMLLEYYQQIFASEGIDDHALSNIFRATPMKVLPHMNRDLLLPYTDKEIRVALFQMHSSKSPEPDGMSPFFYQKHWNIVGMDVCIAIRNFLETDDVDQLGFDVQWVSIIMNCVKSVTYAILVNGEQTELSNVGELLSTLNPLLLNFIKLDTSQTVLFGRRNWEPLHPSLGEASLKLDREWMLERACQLKPEVFDKLLITIWSLWKNRNSKLWDNHSRSAADLFLSSMAWLEDFQKARESSNPKQSLVRAHWMPASNHLLKLDVDGTFYHLSTMVE